In the Sinomonas cyclohexanicum genome, TCGTGCGCCTCGCCTGCGTCTCCGGCCTGTGCTCGGAAGACTCAGAACGGGGGCGGGTCGTCGCGAGACAACTGCGCGCCGTGGCAGGGCGCCGGCTCCGGCGGATCAGCGGAGGTTCCGGAGTTCGCGCGCGGTTCGGGTGGAGCCTCCTTGATCGGCAGCGCGGCGGGGCTGGGACCCAGGATGTGGTCACGGTCCTGCGGCTCGGCGGGGTAGCTGTACCCGAGGAGCGTCTCCCAGACGAGCCCGCCGTCCGGTGCCCTGCCATCGGGGCTGCCGCGGCGGAGGCGGAACAGCGCGAGGGACTTGAGCGCATGGTGTTTCGGGCACAGGAGGGCAAGGTTCTCAGCGCCCGTGGTTCCGCCGTCCTGCCATTCGACCGTGTGGTCCACCTCGCAGCGGTGCGCGGCGCGGGTGCATCCGGGCACGACACATGTGCCGTCCCGGTAGGCGATGAACTTCCTGAGCCCCGCCGTCGGGCGGTAGGCGGTGCGGGCGAGCTTGAGCGGGACGCCGTCATCGTCCGTCCAGAGCCGCGTCCACGTGGGCGCCGCGGCGGCGAGCTGGCGGGCCGTGCGCGCATCGATGACGCCGTGCCCTTCGAGTTCGGCCACGTCGTCGGTACCGGGCGGACCGAGCAGGACTCGCGGCGTGAGGTGGACGACGACGTCCGCGCGGATGAGGTCCGTGAGGTTCTCGGCGATCCGGACGGGCACAGCGAGTCCATCCAGGCTTCCATCGAGGCCCTCCGGCCTGCCCTCCGGCCTGCCCTCCGGCCGGCCCTCCGGCCTGCCCGCCGGCCTGCCCGCCCCGGAATCCGCAGCAATCCCGTGGTCGGTGGCGGGGCCCGATGGCGCGGGGATGGTCAGTGCGAGCTGGGCGAGGACATCGGCCCGAAGCTGGGGCGTGGTGCGGTGCTCGCCGTCCTGACGGTGGGCCGACTGCGCGATCGAGTCGATGCGGCGGTACACGGCGTGCCCGATCTCCGCCGGCAGGAGCGCTGTGAGCGTGCACATGCCGTCGGGCTCGGGCTGGAGCCAGATGCCGCGGTCGGCGCGCGCCGCGGCGTTCCGGTGTGTGATCGACTCGGGGTGGAGACGTTCCCGCAGCGCTCGCAGGATGCTGCGGAGCTCGCCGGGGGTGCGCGGGTGGCCCTTGCGGGTGTGGAGGCGTGACAGGGCCTCCATCCCGAACATTTCGGCGGCCTCCGCCGGGAGGGTCGCCGCCTGGTCGACGATGACCTTCGCATGGGCCTCGGTGATGCCCCCGGACAGGAGCGCCTCGTGGACCGCCGGGTGGACCGTGAGCAGGGCGTCGGCGAAATTCACCGCCCGCGCTGCAGCCGCCTCGGACAGGTTCAGGAGCCCCGCGACCTCCGAGACAGTCACAGCATGGGCCACCTCGCCGCCAAGCCGGGTGGGCTGACCGTCCCTCCCCTCGAGCGGCTCCTCGGCGATCTGCTGGCCGATGTGGTTGATGAGGAAGGCCTTCGCCGCAGCGCTGAAGGCATCGAAGTCGGCGAAGGCGCGCAGGACCCGGGCAGCGCCGGCAGGGGTGGTCAGGGCCGTCGGGTCGATCCATAACACTCCCGGCAGCGCCGCGGGATCGAGCGAGCTGAACGCTAGCGTCTCGGCGGGCGGCCGGAGTTCCTGGAGCTGCATCTGAACCATCGGTCACCCCCCGTTAGTTTGTTCGGATATATGTTCCCATAATAAGTGTTTATGGCACTGGTTGACTAGAGTTGTCTTCGATCCAAACGTCAAACAATCGCGAGCGGCATCGGCTCGCTAGGATGGGCAGTGGCCCCTACACGCTGACCTGCGTGAACCCAATCGAGCCATGTCGAGGAGCACTCCATGCCTATCGCCACCCCTGAGAAGTACGCCGAGATGATCGACTCCGCCAAGGCCGGCGGGTATGCGTTCCCTGCGGTGAATGTGACCTCGTCGCAGACCCTCAATGCTGCGGTCCGTGGCTTCGCGGAGGCGGGCTCGGATGGCATCATCCAGGTCTCCACGGGGGGTGCGGCGTACTGGTCGGGTGCGTCGGTGAAGGACATGGTCATCGGCTCCCTGGGCTTCGCGGCGTTCGCCCGGGAGGTCGCCAGGGGGTACGGGGTGAACATCGCCCTGCACACGGACCACTGCCCCAAGGACAAGCTGGACGGGTTCGTCCTGCCGCTGCTGGCCGCCTCGGAGGCGGAGGTGAAGGCCGGCCGGGACCCGCTGTTCAACTCGCACATGTGGGACGGCTCGGCCGAGACCCTTGCGGAGAACCTGCGCATCGCCAAGGAGCTGCTGCCGCGCACGGCGGCGGCGAAGATGATCCTCGAGGTGGAGATCGGCGCCGTGGGCGGGGAGGAGGACGGGGTGGAGAACGCGATCAACGACAAGCTCTACTCCACCGTCGCGGACGGCCTGGCCACGGTCGAGGCCCTGGGCACGGGGGAGGACGGCCGGTACATCACGGCGCTGACCTTCGGCAACGTCCACGGCGTGTACAAGCCGGGCAACGTCAAGCTGCGTCCGGAGATCCTCAAGGACATCCAGGCCCAGGTCGGGGCGAAGGTCGGCAGGGACCGCCCGTTCGACCTGGTGTTCCACGGCGGGTCGGGCTCGTCCGCGCAGGAGATCGCGGACGCGGTCTCGTACGGGGTGGTCAAGATGAACATCGACACGGACACCCAGTACGCGTTCACCCGCCCGGTGGCCGGGCACATGTTCGCCAACTACGACGGCGTGCTCAAGGTCGACGGCGAGGTCGGGAACAAGAAGGCCTACGACCCCCGCGTCTGGGGCGCGGCCGCCGAGGCCGGCATGGCCGCCCGAGTCGTCGAGGCCGCCCAGCAGCTCGGCTCCGCCGGCAAGACCATCAAGTGAGCGACGAGTTCCGCACCAACCTCCTCGGCCCGGAGCCCACACGGCTCCCCGCCGAGGACGAGGTGTACCGCGGCCTCGCCCTCGGCGAGTCGGCAGAGGAGCTCGTGGCGGACTACCCGCAGTCCTCGCTCCTGTGGGCCGTCCTCGCCGACGAGGCGTGGGCTCAGGGCCGCACGATCGAGTCCTACGCCTACGCCCGCGTGGGCTACCATCGCGGCCTCGATGCGCTGCGCAAGAGCGGCTGGCGCGGCGCGGGCCCAGTGCCGTGGGAGCACGAGCCCAACCGCGGCTTCCTGCGCGCGCTCTATGCCCTGGGTCGTGCCGCCGCGGCGATCGGCGAGGCCGGTGAGACCGAACGGATCGACGAGTTCCTCAAGGGTTCCGACCCGACGGCGAAGGCCCAGATCGAGGCGCTCGCCCAGTAGGCATCCCGACGTCTGGGGGTCAGGTTCTGGGTGTCACCTCCTGAAGGTCAGCTCCCGTGGGTGGCGGCCCACAGGAGGTGACCTTCAGGAGGTGACCTTCAGGAGGTGACCCTCAGACGTTGGTGGTGCGCCGGGCTACCTGGCGAGCTTGCGGGGATCCACGGAGGGATCCGAGAGGCGCCCGGGGTCCGGGACGATCCCGCGGTCGATGATGCGCCGCGCCGCCCGGACGATGAGCGGCTGGTCGATCGCGGCGCATCCGAGAAGGTGCCCATCCTCGCCGAGGAGGAACGCGGCCACCGGAACCCCGTCCGCGACGCGGGGCACGGTCCGGGCGCCGGGAGCCTGCCGTGGATCCATGGTGCCGACGGCCTCGGCGTGCACGCCGTACCGGTCCGACCAGAACCAGGCCGCGCCGAACTCGGGCGGCGCCTCCCCGAGGAGGCCAGCCGCGGCGGCCTGGCCCGAGCGCACCGCGGCCTCCCAGTGCTCGGCCCGGCGCTGGGGCGCCGGCGCGGACTGCTCCTCGCGCACGACGCCGCCCGATCGCCGCAAGCGCGTGGCGTCGCCGGCCGCGAAGACAGCCGCATCCGACGTCGCGCCGTCGGGGCCGACGAGGATCCCGTCGTCGACGTCGAGGCCGGCGGCCTCAGCGAGGGCCGTGTCCGGCGTGATGCCGATAGCCGTCAGGACGAGGTCCGCGTCCACGGCGGAACCGTCGGCGAGCCGGACGAGGAACCCGGCGCCGTCGTGCGCGGACTCCGACGAGCGCTCGATCGCCGCCGGCAGCCCGACCACGGTGCGGACCCCGCGTTCGGCGTGCATCGCGTGCAGGCGCCGTGCCAGGTCCTCGCCGACGGCGGGTGCGAGCGGGGTCTCGACGGGGTCGATGAGCGTGACCTCCGCGCCGAGCGACGCCGCCGCCGAGGCGACCTCCGCACCGATGAGCCCGGCCCCGACGATCGTGACCCGCACGCCCGCGCCGAGCGCGCTGCGGAGCGCGTCGGAATCGGCGCGGGAGCGGAGCGTGACGGAGAGCTCCCCGCCGGGGATGTGCAGCCGCCGGGGGGTGCCGCCCGTTGCGAGGAGGAGGCGCTCGCGGGAGGCGGGTGCCGTCGTCGAGCGTGATCTGGGGCGGGCTCCGGGGAGCGAGGGGGAGGCTCGGCGCGAGGGGGTGCCGCGTCGAGTGGACCGGGCTCGGAGAGGCGAGGCCGTGGTGCGCGAGGCGACCACGGCGACGTCGTGCTCCGCATACCACTCCGGGGAGGCGAGGAGGATCTTTTCAGAGTCCTCCGTGCCGAGGAGGTAGCCCTTGCTCAACGGTGGACGGTCGTAGGGGAGGCCCTCGGGCGCGACGATCGTGAGGGCACCCTCATAGCCGCGGGCGCGGAGCTCCTGCGCAGCGCTGAAACCCGGCGACCCCGCCGCCCACCACAAGGATCCGCCGCCCGTGCCCCGCGGCGCGCCTCGTGCCGGGCACGCTACTGGGCGCAGGCGTCGGGGTCGGCGTCCGTGCCGGGGAAGAGGACGATCTGCCCGTCCCGGACCTCGACCTTGTGCGTCCGGGCGTCCACGGTGGCCGGGAGGCACGTGACCTTGCCGGTGCGGAGGCTGAAGCTCGAGGAGTGCAGTGGGCACTCGACCTCCTCGCCCTCGATCCAGCCCTCGGCGAGGGAGGCGTCCTCGTGGGTGCAGTTGTCGTTGAGGGCGAAGAAGCAGCCGGTCTCGGCGTGGAACACCGCGATTGCCTCACTGAAGCCGGACTCCTCCGGCTCCACGACCTTCGCGGTGCCCTCCTCGAGATCCTCCGCGCTGCCGACCACGATTCCTTCGCTCATGGGGACCACTCTACCGAGGCCGGCCCCGGGGCCGGGGGCCGCGGCACTCCCGCGGCAGGGTCAGCCGAGCCGCGCCAACACGCGGCAGACGGCGAGGCTGAACCAGAGCCGCAGGTCGTGGAAGCGGTCCTTGAGGAGGTGGCCGGTGAAGAGGCCGTCCGGTCCCTGGTGGGCCGTCAGCCACGTGCGGGCGGCCTCGACCCGGGGGTCGTCGAGGCCTGCACGGATCCGGGACAGGGAATCGAGGGCGGAGACGATGTCCGTGAACCAGAATGGATAGCTGAACTCGGTCCACATGGCCGCGCCGCGACGGTCAGGGTAGACGTCCGCCTCGAAGAGCCGCGACGCGAGCAGCCGGGCGGCCGCGGCCGCCGTCGGCCCTGCCCGGTGTGTGGGGTGCGCCGCGTAGGCGCGCAGCACGACGCCGGTCACGAGGTGCGACGACGGCCTGCCGGGTCGCGTTCGGCGGGCGCATGCTCGCCGATCGCCTCCAGGCTCAGGCCGCGCGTGCGGAACGGGATGGCCCACCCGCCGTCGTCCTGCCGCGAAGCCTCGAGCCACACGAAGGCCTGGCCTACCCGGGGATCGTCGGCGTAGCCGGCCTTCACGAGCAGCTCGAGGAGGCCCGCCGTGTAGTTGGGAGAGGGCTGGTTCCCGTAGATGCCGCGGAGGTCGCCGTCGGGACTCTGGTGCGCGAGGACGTAGTCGGCAGCCGCGCGGACCGCGGGATGGACCCGCGTGAGCCCGAACATCTCCACGAGGAAGCCGAGCTCGCGGTAGGTCTCGAGCAGGTCGTAATCGGTGGCCCCCCGCGCGCGCCGCCCGGGGTAGGTCCACGAGCCGTCCTCGGCCTGACGGCGGAGGATGCGCCGGGGGACCGGCAGGTCCCACAGTGCGGCGCGGGCCGCCGCGTTGGGCTCTCCGAGGAGCTCCCGCGTCCAGTGGACGACGGCGGAGTGTCCGCTCGCGAGGAGCGGTGCGACCGGGTCGCGCGGGAGCGCATCAAGCCAGGTCATGGGCACCATGATGGACCGCGCCGTTGCGAGCACACCACCCGGGCGCGCCGGGCGTTGAGCACTATCGACAACATCGCTGGCAATCTATTGACTTTCAGACACTCGATGGCTTCTCATGGAATTAATCCGAAATGACGTGGATCACAAGGTTGTGAAACCGTCATCACATGAGACTCGAGGAGTCCCGATGCATCCCTTCGCCGTCGATCCGGCTTCGACAGATATCAGCCCCGTCTCCTTCCATCCGATCCTTTGGGTAGCGGCGGCCGGCGTCTTCGCCGTCATCGTCCTGCAGTCCGTGATCTACCTCCGGGCCATCCGTAAGGCCGCGCCAGACGTGAACCTCACCACCGCGCAGGTCACCGGGTCGGTCCGCCGCGGTGCGATCGCCGCGATCGGCCCGTCGCTCGCCGTCGCGCTCGTGGCAATCTCGCTCCTGCCGCTCTTCTCCACACCCGCCGTGCTCACCCGCATCGGCCTCGTCGGCTCCGCCGCCTTCGACGTCGCGGCCGCCGGCATCGCCGCGGGCACCCAGCACGCCCAGCTCGGCGGCCCCACCTACACCCAGAAGGTCTTCGCGATCGGCTTCGCGGCCATGACCCTCGGCGGCCTCGTCTGGATGCTCACGGCGCTCGTCCTCACCCCGCTCCTGTCCAAGGGGACAGGACGCTGCGCAAGGTCAACCCGGCGATCATGACGGTCGTGCCCGCTGCCGCCCTCCTCGGCGCGTTCTTCTCCCTCGCGTTCGCGGAGACGGTCAAGTCCGGTGTCCACGTCGTCACGCTGCTGGTCTCGGCCGCCGTCATGGGTGTCTGCCTATTCGCCGCGAAGGCGCTCAGAAGCCGTGGCTGCGGGAATGGGGCCTCGGCATCGCCATCTTCGTCGCCCTCGTCGTCGCCTACTTCGTGACCGCCAAGTAGAGAGCCCAGGAGAGAACCATGTCCACCAAGACCAACGCCTCCCTCGCCGGGCTCGCGCAGTTCGACCGCACTACGTCCATCTGGGGTCCGATCACGCTCGGCCTCGGCTTCCTCATCTCGCTCGGCGCGGCCCTGTTCGCCGCGTTCGGCACCGGCCTCGGCATCTCCGGCGGCGAGCTGTGGGGCGCCGTCGGCCTCGTCGTCGCCACCTTCGGCGTCATCGCCGTCATCGAGCCGATCTCGTACTACCCGGTCCTCGGCCGCTCGGCAATGTACCAGGCGTTCATGATCGGCAACATCGCCAACAAGCTCCTGCCCTCCGCCCTTGTGGCCCAGGCCGACCTGGACGAGAAACCGGGCACGCGCCGCGCCGAGCTCATCGCGGGCGCCGCGATCATCGGGGCCGCGGCCATCCACATCGTCACGCTCATCGTCCTCGTCGGCCTCCTGGGCACGTGGCTCGTGGGAATCCTGCCGCCCGGCCTCGTGGCCGTCGCCAGGCTCTACATCCTCCCGGCCGTCTTCGGCGCTGTCACCGTCCAGGCCGTGGTCACGATGAAGAACGTGCGCACTACGATCGTCGCGGCCCTTACCTCCGCGGTCATCATCTTCGTGGTCGTACCGCTCGTCCCCGCACTGAGCTTCTACGGCACCCTGCTCGCCGTCGGCATCTCGATCGTCGGGGCGTGGTTCGCGCGCTCGAAGGCAGCGGAGGCGCCCGCCGCCCCCGCGTCGATCGGCCACTGATCTTCTACCGAGAGGAAACACCATGACCGAGACGGCCACCACAGTCGCCCTCACCTCCTCCATCGAGGTGCCCGCCGAGTTCGTCGCCGAGCATGTGGCGATGTACAAGCAGTTCCACCGCTCGCCGGAGCTGTCCTCGATCGAGCACAAGACCGCCGAGGCCATCGAGGCCCGGTTGACGCAGCTGGGCATCGAGCACTTCCGCTGCGGCGGGACCGGCGTGGTCGGGATCCTGCGCAATGGCGACGGCCCCGTGGTCGGCTTCCGGGCCGACACCGACGGGCTGCCGATCGCCGAGGACACCGGGCTCGACTACGCCAGCACGGCGACGGGGACGCTGCCCGACGGCAGCGAGGCGCCCGTGATGCACGGCTGCGGGCACGACACCCACATCACCACGGCACTGGCCGCCGCCCAGTACCTCGCGGAGCAGCGCGACGCGTGGGCCGGGACCCTCGTGCTCATCTTCCAGCCCGGAGAGGAGACCGCCTGGGGCGCCAAGGCCATGGTCGACGACGGACTGTGGGACCGCGCGCCCCGACCCGAGATCGTCCTCGCCCAGCACGTCATGCCCCAGGCCGCGGGCACGTTCAGGCTCCGCGGCGGCAACATGGCCGCGCTCGCCGACTCGTGGCGAGTCACGGTGCGCGGGCGCCAGGCCCACGGATCGCAGCCCGAGAAGTCCCTCGACCCGATCGTCGCGGCGGCCTCGATGGTGCTGCGACTCCAGACCATCGTGTCCCGCGAGCTCGCGCCGCAGACCCCCGCCGTCGTCACCGTCGGCACCTTCCACGCGGGCCTGAAGGAGAACATCATCCCCGAGACCGCGGAATTCAGCCTCAACGTCCGCACGCCGGACGAGGAGACCCGCGAGCACGTCCTGTCCTCGATTCGGCGCATCGTCTCGGCCGAGGCCGCCGCCTCCGGCATCGACGAGCCCGCCATCGCCGAGATCAACCGCTTCCCGCGCCTGTTCAACGACGAGGAGCACGCCGCCCGCGTGGCAGCGGCCCTCCGTGCCGGGTTCGGCGAGGACGCCGTCGAGGACGAGCGGCTGGGGATGGGTTCCGAGGACGCCGGCTGGCTCAGCGATGCGATCGGCGTGCCCGGCGTGTTCTGGTCCTTCGGCGGCTTCCGCGCCGAGGAGTTCGCCGACGGCAAGGCCCCGGCCGGCAACCACTCGCCGCACTTCGCCCCGGACGCCGAGCTGTCCGTGGTCAACGGCACGGGAGCAGCGCTCACCGGGCTGCTCGTCTACCTCGGGAAGTAGCACTGCGGGCGCACCTCCTGCGGGTCGGTGGGGTGTCCCGTGCGTGAAAGGATGGCGCCCATGCAGCTCACGACTTGGACCGGCAGATCACGGCCGCCCTGATCCGCAACGGGCGCGCCTCGTGGCGGCAGATCGCCGAGGTCCTCGGACAGCAGGAGCGAACCGTCGCACGCCGGGGCAACCGCCTGCTCGCATCCGGCACGGTGCGCGTCCAGTCGTTCCCGAACCCTGCGCTCGCGCCGGTGGACCTGTACATGCTCCGGGTCAGCGCGGCGCCGCCGGCGGTGACGGGCATCGCCACGGCGCTCGCCGAGCGGCCCGAGACGCACTGGGTCAGCGCCCTGGCCGGCGGGAGCGAGTGCGTCGCGGAGCTCTCCCTCACCCAGGACGCGGTCGGGCCGTTCCTGTACCGGGACGTCGCGGGGCTCGTTGGCGTGCGGGACTTCTCCCTCGAGCCGATCTTCGAGTACTACCGCACCGTGTCCGGGTGGCGGCCGGACCTCCTCAGCCACGACCAGTACGACGCGCTGGCCGCCTCCGAGCTGACCCAGTACCCCACGCGCTACGCGGAGCTCGGCATGCCCCGGCTCGACGAGGCGAACGTGGCACTCGCCGAGCTCCTTCGCGCGAACGGGCGCGCCACGATCGACGAGCTGGCGTCCGGCCTGGGCGTGTCCAAGGCCACCGCCAGCAGGCGGCTCGAGGCGCTCATCGCCGGCGGCGGGCTGTACGTGCGGGCGATCCTGGACCCCGCCTCGATCGGGTACCCCATCGAGGCCTTCCTGACACTCCGCACCGACCCTGACGCGCTGGAGGCAGCCGGACGCCACGTCGCGGACCTGCCGATCACGCGGTGGGCCGCGAACGTCTCGGGCCGCATCCTCGTCCAGGTCGCGGCCCGGAGCCTAGCGGAGCTGCGCGGCGTGATGGAGGGGATCCAGGGCCGGCCGGGGATGGCGGATGTGGGCCTCTCGCTCTTCGCGGGGATCTTCAAGCGCAGCACGGTGGCCTATCGGGACGGGAAGCTGCCGCCGCTCCCGCAGGGCTGAGCGCACGACGGCGCGGCCTCGCCGGAGTGCCGGAGCGTACCTCGGCCGAGGCGCTGCCGCCTAGCCCTCGTAGGTTCCGCCGAACTGGACCGGGATCAGGTCCGCGCTCGGCTCCCCCGAGCGGACGAGGCCGAGGATCACCTCGGCGACCTGCTCCGCGGACTGGGGACGCGGGCCCCCGGCCCGGACCACGGGACCGGCGCCCGCCCGCAGAACACGGTGGAACTCGGTCGCGGTGATGAACGGGTAGACGGTCGAGACGACGACCCCGGAATCGGCGAACTCGGCCCTTGCGATGGTGGACAGCACGTCGAGCGCCGCCTTCGACGCGGTATAGGCGCCGGTGCCGGGGAGCGGGCGGCGCGTGGTGCCCGAGCTGACGTTGATGATGCTTCCCCCGCCCTGCGCCCGCATCGCTGGCAGGACGGCCTGCATGGCCACGAGCGGCGCCACGGTGTTGAGCTCGAGGACAGCGCGGAAGTCGTCGGGATCGACGGACTCGAGGGGTACATGCAGGCCCTGGCCCGCGTTGTTCACGAGGATGTCGACGCGCCCGTACCGGCCGAGCGCCGCATCGACCACGGCCCGGACCTGGTTGCCGTCCGTGACATCGCAGCGCACCGCGATCGCGTCGGGGAGCTCCGCGGCCAGCTCGCTGATCCGGTCGTAGCGCCTCGCGGCGAGGACGAGCCGAGCGCCGGCCGCCGCTGCCGCCCGCGCGGTCGCGGCCCCGATGCCCGAGGACGCGCCCGTGACGACCATGACCGCATCCTGAAGGTCCACGTCCGCTCCTCTCGCCAGGCTGTCAGAGCATGCTACTGCCAGTCCGCCTCAGCCCGCGGGGGGCGCCGTCGACTCCCGCACCACGAGCTGGGTCGCGAGCTCGACGCGGTGCG is a window encoding:
- a CDS encoding HNH endonuclease signature motif containing protein, with translation MQLQELRPPAETLAFSSLDPAALPGVLWIDPTALTTPAGAARVLRAFADFDAFSAAAKAFLINHIGQQIAEEPLEGRDGQPTRLGGEVAHAVTVSEVAGLLNLSEAAAARAVNFADALLTVHPAVHEALLSGGITEAHAKVIVDQAATLPAEAAEMFGMEALSRLHTRKGHPRTPGELRSILRALRERLHPESITHRNAAARADRGIWLQPEPDGMCTLTALLPAEIGHAVYRRIDSIAQSAHRQDGEHRTTPQLRADVLAQLALTIPAPSGPATDHGIAADSGAGRPAGRPEGRPEGRPEGRPEGLDGSLDGLAVPVRIAENLTDLIRADVVVHLTPRVLLGPPGTDDVAELEGHGVIDARTARQLAAAAPTWTRLWTDDDGVPLKLARTAYRPTAGLRKFIAYRDGTCVVPGCTRAAHRCEVDHTVEWQDGGTTGAENLALLCPKHHALKSLALFRLRRGSPDGRAPDGGLVWETLLGYSYPAEPQDRDHILGPSPAALPIKEAPPEPRANSGTSADPPEPAPCHGAQLSRDDPPPF
- the fbaA gene encoding class II fructose-bisphosphate aldolase, which encodes MPIATPEKYAEMIDSAKAGGYAFPAVNVTSSQTLNAAVRGFAEAGSDGIIQVSTGGAAYWSGASVKDMVIGSLGFAAFAREVARGYGVNIALHTDHCPKDKLDGFVLPLLAASEAEVKAGRDPLFNSHMWDGSAETLAENLRIAKELLPRTAAAKMILEVEIGAVGGEEDGVENAINDKLYSTVADGLATVEALGTGEDGRYITALTFGNVHGVYKPGNVKLRPEILKDIQAQVGAKVGRDRPFDLVFHGGSGSSAQEIADAVSYGVVKMNIDTDTQYAFTRPVAGHMFANYDGVLKVDGEVGNKKAYDPRVWGAAAEAGMAARVVEAAQQLGSAGKTIK
- a CDS encoding DUF3151 domain-containing protein is translated as MSDEFRTNLLGPEPTRLPAEDEVYRGLALGESAEELVADYPQSSLLWAVLADEAWAQGRTIESYAYARVGYHRGLDALRKSGWRGAGPVPWEHEPNRGFLRALYALGRAAAAIGEAGETERIDEFLKGSDPTAKAQIEALAQ
- a CDS encoding NAD(P)/FAD-dependent oxidoreductase, with the protein product MPPGHRGRPDAQGRGPGRADRPLPRHGRRPRRLRPVACPARGAPRGTGGGSLWWAAGSPGFSAAQELRARGYEGALTIVAPEGLPYDRPPLSKGYLLGTEDSEKILLASPEWYAEHDVAVVASRTTASPLRARSTRRGTPSRRASPSLPGARPRSRSTTAPASRERLLLATGGTPRRLHIPGGELSVTLRSRADSDALRSALGAGVRVTIVGAGLIGAEVASAAASLGAEVTLIDPVETPLAPAVGEDLARRLHAMHAERGVRTVVGLPAAIERSSESAHDGAGFLVRLADGSAVDADLVLTAIGITPDTALAEAAGLDVDDGILVGPDGATSDAAVFAAGDATRLRRSGGVVREEQSAPAPQRRAEHWEAAVRSGQAAAAGLLGEAPPEFGAAWFWSDRYGVHAEAVGTMDPRQAPGARTVPRVADGVPVAAFLLGEDGHLLGCAAIDQPLIVRAARRIIDRGIVPDPGRLSDPSVDPRKLAR
- a CDS encoding non-heme iron oxygenase ferredoxin subunit yields the protein MSEGIVVGSAEDLEEGTAKVVEPEESGFSEAIAVFHAETGCFFALNDNCTHEDASLAEGWIEGEEVECPLHSSSFSLRTGKVTCLPATVDARTHKVEVRDGQIVLFPGTDADPDACAQ
- a CDS encoding prenyltransferase/squalene oxidase repeat-containing protein; protein product: MTWLDALPRDPVAPLLASGHSAVVHWTRELLGEPNAAARAALWDLPVPRRILRRQAEDGSWTYPGRRARGATDYDLLETYRELGFLVEMFGLTRVHPAVRAAADYVLAHQSPDGDLRGIYGNQPSPNYTAGLLELLVKAGYADDPRVGQAFVWLEASRQDDGGWAIPFRTRGLSLEAIGEHAPAERDPAGRRRTS
- a CDS encoding DUF5058 family protein, translating into MHPFAVDPASTDISPVSFHPILWVAAAGVFAVIVLQSVIYLRAIRKAAPDVNLTTAQVTGSVRRGAIAAIGPSLAVALVAISLLPLFSTPAVLTRIGLVGSAAFDVAAAGIAAGTQHAQLGGPTYTQKVFAIGFAAMTLGGLVWMLTALVLTPLLSKGTGRCARSTRRS
- a CDS encoding amidohydrolase — its product is MTETATTVALTSSIEVPAEFVAEHVAMYKQFHRSPELSSIEHKTAEAIEARLTQLGIEHFRCGGTGVVGILRNGDGPVVGFRADTDGLPIAEDTGLDYASTATGTLPDGSEAPVMHGCGHDTHITTALAAAQYLAEQRDAWAGTLVLIFQPGEETAWGAKAMVDDGLWDRAPRPEIVLAQHVMPQAAGTFRLRGGNMAALADSWRVTVRGRQAHGSQPEKSLDPIVAAASMVLRLQTIVSRELAPQTPAVVTVGTFHAGLKENIIPETAEFSLNVRTPDEETREHVLSSIRRIVSAEAAASGIDEPAIAEINRFPRLFNDEEHAARVAAALRAGFGEDAVEDERLGMGSEDAGWLSDAIGVPGVFWSFGGFRAEEFADGKAPAGNHSPHFAPDAELSVVNGTGAALTGLLVYLGK
- a CDS encoding Lrp/AsnC family transcriptional regulator, with product MDRQITAALIRNGRASWRQIAEVLGQQERTVARRGNRLLASGTVRVQSFPNPALAPVDLYMLRVSAAPPAVTGIATALAERPETHWVSALAGGSECVAELSLTQDAVGPFLYRDVAGLVGVRDFSLEPIFEYYRTVSGWRPDLLSHDQYDALAASELTQYPTRYAELGMPRLDEANVALAELLRANGRATIDELASGLGVSKATASRRLEALIAGGGLYVRAILDPASIGYPIEAFLTLRTDPDALEAAGRHVADLPITRWAANVSGRILVQVAARSLAELRGVMEGIQGRPGMADVGLSLFAGIFKRSTVAYRDGKLPPLPQG
- a CDS encoding SDR family NAD(P)-dependent oxidoreductase, with product MDLQDAVMVVTGASSGIGAATARAAAAAGARLVLAARRYDRISELAAELPDAIAVRCDVTDGNQVRAVVDAALGRYGRVDILVNNAGQGLHVPLESVDPDDFRAVLELNTVAPLVAMQAVLPAMRAQGGGSIINVSSGTTRRPLPGTGAYTASKAALDVLSTIARAEFADSGVVVSTVYPFITATEFHRVLRAGAGPVVRAGGPRPQSAEQVAEVILGLVRSGEPSADLIPVQFGGTYEG